One genomic window of Devosia salina includes the following:
- a CDS encoding extracellular solute-binding protein, with the protein MTLPFKLSALLLAGLTAISLAPPAMAQTPTDTWSNSFQLEGEPKYGPDYTHFDYVNVDAPKGGTVRLGDLGGFDTFNPILPKGETAGGIGLLYETLLTPSADEIGTYYGHLAEALKIAPDYSAVTFRMDPDARWHDGEPVTAEDVVWTFEKLIEVNPDRAQYYANITSAEVTAPGEVTFTFDQSDNRELPLILGQLLVLPQHWWEGTDAEGKPRDIAASTLEPPLGSGPYRLANFEAGRSITYERVPDYWGLDHPTQVGQNNFDEYRIEYFLDLTVMFEAFKGDQFDWWSENQARRWATAYDFPAVTDGRVIKELFPQDYADSGVMVGFIMNLRRDKFADPLVRQALNYAFDFEELSNTLFYGQYERIDSFFFGLPFKSSGLPAGEELEVLESVRDLVPPEVFDTPYTNPVSGDPGKLRANLRTALDLFTQAGYHLEGTQMIGPDGQPFTFEILLNGPTIEPVAQNLTTNLAQIGINATIRTVDSPQFINRARSFDYDMIYSGWAQSYSPGNEQRFFFGSSTANAEGAQNYAGIADPAVDALIEKLIAADDRETQEAVTKALDRVLLAKHFVIPSYTLRTTRSARWDRFSRPENLPAFSSGFPTLWWWDEAKAEKTGGAVQ; encoded by the coding sequence ATGACGCTTCCCTTCAAGCTTTCCGCGCTGCTGCTGGCGGGCCTCACGGCCATCAGCCTGGCGCCGCCGGCCATGGCGCAGACGCCGACCGACACCTGGAGCAATTCCTTCCAGCTCGAAGGCGAGCCAAAATATGGCCCCGACTACACCCATTTCGACTATGTCAATGTCGATGCGCCCAAGGGTGGCACGGTGCGCCTGGGCGACCTGGGCGGCTTCGATACGTTCAACCCCATCCTGCCCAAGGGCGAGACGGCGGGCGGCATCGGCCTGCTCTACGAGACGCTGCTGACCCCGTCGGCCGACGAGATCGGCACCTATTACGGTCACCTGGCCGAGGCGCTGAAGATTGCCCCGGACTACAGCGCCGTCACCTTCCGCATGGACCCGGATGCCCGCTGGCACGATGGCGAGCCGGTGACGGCCGAGGACGTGGTCTGGACCTTCGAAAAGCTAATCGAGGTCAATCCGGACCGGGCCCAATACTATGCCAACATCACCTCGGCCGAAGTGACGGCGCCCGGCGAAGTCACCTTCACCTTCGACCAAAGCGACAATCGCGAACTGCCGCTGATCCTGGGACAATTGCTGGTGCTGCCGCAGCACTGGTGGGAGGGCACGGATGCCGAGGGCAAGCCCCGCGACATCGCCGCGTCGACGCTGGAGCCGCCGCTCGGCTCGGGCCCCTATCGCCTCGCCAACTTCGAGGCGGGCCGCTCCATCACCTATGAGCGCGTGCCCGACTATTGGGGCCTCGATCACCCCACCCAGGTCGGCCAGAACAATTTCGATGAGTATCGCATCGAATATTTCCTCGACCTCACCGTGATGTTCGAGGCCTTCAAGGGCGACCAGTTCGACTGGTGGAGCGAGAACCAGGCCCGCCGCTGGGCCACCGCCTACGACTTCCCCGCCGTCACCGACGGACGGGTGATCAAGGAGCTGTTCCCGCAGGACTATGCCGATAGCGGCGTGATGGTCGGCTTCATCATGAACCTGCGGCGCGACAAGTTCGCCGACCCGCTGGTGCGCCAGGCGCTCAACTATGCCTTCGACTTCGAGGAACTGAGCAACACCCTGTTCTATGGCCAGTACGAGCGCATCGACAGCTTCTTCTTCGGCCTGCCCTTCAAGTCCTCGGGCCTGCCTGCGGGGGAAGAACTCGAAGTGCTTGAAAGCGTGCGCGACCTGGTGCCGCCCGAGGTCTTCGATACGCCCTATACCAACCCGGTCAGCGGCGATCCGGGCAAGCTGCGGGCCAATCTGCGCACCGCGCTCGACCTGTTCACCCAGGCCGGCTACCACCTCGAAGGCACCCAGATGATCGGCCCGGACGGCCAGCCCTTCACCTTCGAAATCCTGCTCAATGGCCCGACCATCGAGCCGGTAGCGCAGAACCTCACGACAAACCTCGCGCAAATCGGCATCAATGCCACCATCCGCACCGTGGACAGCCCGCAATTCATCAACCGCGCCCGCAGCTTCGACTATGACATGATCTATTCGGGCTGGGCCCAGTCCTATTCGCCCGGCAACGAACAACGCTTCTTCTTCGGCTCTTCGACGGCCAATGCGGAGGGCGCGCAGAACTATGCCGGCATTGCCGACCCGGCCGTGGATGCACTGATCGAAAAACTGATCGCGGCCGACGACCGCGAAACACAGGAAGCGGTGACCAAGGCATTGGACCGGGTCTTGCTGGCCAAACACTTCGTGATCCCCAGCTATACGCTGCGCACCACCCGCTCGGCTCGCTGGGACCGCTTCAGCCGCCCGGAAAACCTGCCGGCCTTCTCCTCGGGCTTTCCCACGCTCTGGTGGTGGGACGAGGCCAAGGCGGAAAAGACCGGCGGGGCGGTGCAGTAG